From the Sphingomonas aliaeris genome, one window contains:
- the pdxH gene encoding pyridoxamine 5'-phosphate oxidase, which yields MADDPFALFDTWFAEAKQSEPNDPNAMALATVDAAGRPSSRMVLLKGHGADGFVFYTNRESRKAGEIRVDSHVALLFHWKSLRRQIRIEGAVGLASDAESDAYFASRSRDSQLGAWASDQSRPLADRATFEARFAEMEARFAGGDVPRPPHWGGYRVTPRAIEFWQDRAHRLHERRLFTRTDAGWDEGLLYP from the coding sequence ATGGCCGACGATCCCTTTGCACTGTTCGACACCTGGTTCGCGGAGGCGAAGCAGAGCGAGCCGAACGACCCTAATGCGATGGCGCTCGCCACGGTGGATGCGGCGGGGCGGCCATCGTCGCGCATGGTGCTGCTGAAAGGGCATGGTGCGGACGGTTTCGTCTTCTACACCAACCGCGAGAGCCGGAAGGCGGGCGAGATCAGGGTCGACAGTCATGTCGCCTTGCTGTTCCACTGGAAATCCCTGCGCCGCCAGATCCGGATTGAGGGTGCGGTCGGACTGGCGAGCGATGCGGAATCCGATGCGTATTTCGCCAGCCGCAGCCGCGACTCGCAGCTTGGCGCCTGGGCGTCCGATCAATCGCGCCCGCTTGCCGATCGCGCGACGTTCGAGGCGCGGTTCGCCGAGATGGAGGCGCGCTTCGCCGGTGGTGACGTGCCGCGCCCGCCGCATTGGGGCGGGTACCGCGTAACGCCGCGCGCGATCGAATTCTGGCAGGATCGGGCGCATCGGCTGCACGAACGCCGCCTATTCACGCGTACCGACGCGGGGTGGGACGAAGGCTTGCTCTACCCATGA
- a CDS encoding cation diffusion facilitator family transporter — protein MTEEQRRAIPFAVRAALASVAMACFLLLLKGYAAWATGSVAMLGSLADTGLDLLASLVTLYGVKLASEPADHDHRFGHGKAEALAALFQIALITASAVGIAWRAIMAFSDPTPTQGADFGIGVSVVAIAATAILLAYQRRIIRQTGSVAIMADNVHYQSDVLLNGSVIVALVLDQYAGVRGADPVMGIIIALWLAWGAFQASSNAIDQLMDKEWPEGERARFIEVAARQPGIKGIHDFRTRRSGSHDFAQFHMEVGRDLTVIDAHDIVEGVEKALRRVYPKVEVLIHLDPEGHVDTDNPLVEADVTPHWFGKRL, from the coding sequence ATGACCGAGGAACAGCGCCGCGCGATCCCGTTTGCCGTGCGCGCCGCACTCGCCAGCGTCGCGATGGCGTGCTTCCTGCTGCTGCTGAAAGGCTATGCGGCATGGGCGACCGGGTCGGTCGCGATGCTGGGATCGCTCGCCGATACCGGCCTCGACCTGCTCGCCAGCCTGGTGACCTTGTACGGCGTGAAGCTGGCGTCGGAGCCGGCCGACCACGATCACCGTTTCGGACACGGTAAGGCGGAGGCGCTGGCGGCATTGTTCCAAATCGCCTTGATCACCGCATCGGCTGTCGGCATCGCATGGCGTGCCATCATGGCGTTCAGCGATCCCACGCCGACGCAAGGCGCCGATTTCGGGATCGGCGTGTCGGTCGTCGCGATCGCCGCGACCGCTATCCTGCTCGCCTATCAACGCCGCATTATCCGCCAGACCGGTTCGGTCGCGATCATGGCGGACAACGTGCATTACCAGTCGGACGTGTTGCTCAACGGATCGGTGATCGTCGCGCTGGTGCTGGACCAATATGCCGGCGTTCGTGGCGCGGATCCGGTGATGGGGATCATCATCGCCCTATGGCTCGCCTGGGGCGCGTTCCAGGCGTCGTCAAACGCGATCGACCAGTTGATGGACAAGGAATGGCCCGAGGGCGAGCGTGCGCGCTTCATCGAGGTCGCGGCGCGCCAGCCCGGGATCAAGGGTATCCACGATTTCCGTACGCGCCGGTCCGGCAGCCACGATTTCGCGCAATTCCACATGGAAGTCGGTCGCGACCTGACCGTCATCGACGCGCACGATATCGTCGAGGGCGTCGAGAAAGCGTTGCGGCGCGTCTATCCCAAGGTCGAAGTGCTGATCCATCTCGATCCTGAGGGGCATGTCGATACCGACAATCCGCTGGTCGAGGCGGACGTCACGCCGCACTGGTTCGGCAAGCGCCTGTAA
- a CDS encoding PhzF family phenazine biosynthesis protein → MRIPFVQVDAFAGKPFEGNPAAVMPLGSWLDDATLQKIAEENNLSETAFLVAAADDEADFDLRWFTPGAEVALCGHATLASGHFVLSSDPMRDRVRFRTRQAGILEVSRDGDGYALALPAWGPVAKDMPGIVTSLGVTAVETLWYEKGYALVIVGSEQEVRDIRPDLRALAAEGPIVAVVSAPGVDTDIVSRVFTPAYSIDEDPVTGSAHAVMVPYWAKRLGRDDFTAYQASARGGHVACRLDGDRVVLGGSCVTVIEGTFFV, encoded by the coding sequence TTGAGAATACCGTTCGTTCAGGTTGATGCGTTTGCGGGCAAGCCATTCGAGGGCAATCCCGCCGCGGTGATGCCGCTCGGGTCGTGGCTCGACGATGCGACGCTCCAGAAGATCGCGGAGGAAAACAATCTCAGCGAAACCGCTTTTCTGGTGGCGGCGGCTGATGACGAGGCTGATTTCGATCTGCGCTGGTTCACGCCGGGTGCCGAAGTCGCTTTGTGCGGACACGCGACGCTGGCGAGCGGGCACTTCGTCCTGTCCAGCGATCCGATGCGCGACCGGGTGCGGTTCCGCACGCGGCAGGCGGGTATCCTGGAGGTGTCGCGCGATGGCGACGGCTATGCGCTCGCGCTGCCCGCCTGGGGACCGGTGGCGAAGGACATGCCCGGTATCGTCACGTCATTGGGCGTCACGGCCGTCGAGACCTTGTGGTACGAGAAGGGCTATGCGCTGGTGATCGTCGGAAGCGAACAGGAGGTGCGCGATATCCGGCCCGACCTGCGTGCGCTGGCGGCGGAAGGCCCGATCGTCGCGGTCGTGTCCGCGCCCGGTGTGGATACCGATATCGTCAGCCGCGTCTTCACACCCGCTTATTCGATCGACGAGGATCCGGTGACGGGGTCGGCGCACGCGGTAATGGTGCCGTATTGGGCGAAGCGGCTCGGTCGTGACGATTTCACCGCATATCAGGCGAGCGCGAGGGGCGGGCATGTTGCTTGCCGGCTGGACGGCGACCGGGTGGTGCTTGGCGGATCATGCGTCACCGTGATCGAGGGAACGTTCTTCGTCTGA
- the mnmA gene encoding tRNA 2-thiouridine(34) synthase MnmA, whose protein sequence is MTEIGDFQLGNDLKGKRIVVAMSGGVDSSVVAALAARTGAETIGITLQLYDHGEAVGRAGSCCAGRDIRDARAVCDALGIAHYVYDHESSFRAQVIDGFADEYLAGRTPIPCVRCNMGPKFTDLFGLARDLGADCLATGHYVRRVEGPDGAELHRAIDPARDQSYFLFATTQDQLDYLRFPLGGLPKAKVREFAAGLGLGVAAKPDSQDICFVPDGNYADLVRKLRPEAEAGGEIVDESGRALGTHRGIVNYTVGQRRGLEIGGTPEPLYVVRLEPESRRVVVGPRTALAVEAARLTDMNWIGGDTEQPMTVKVRSMAKPVPARLDAGQLMFDAPEYGVSPGQAAVFYSGERVMGGGWIAETERKRIAA, encoded by the coding sequence ATGACCGAAATCGGCGATTTTCAGCTCGGGAACGATCTCAAGGGCAAGCGCATCGTCGTGGCGATGTCGGGCGGCGTCGATTCGTCGGTCGTCGCGGCGCTTGCCGCGCGGACGGGTGCAGAAACGATCGGCATCACGTTGCAGCTGTACGATCACGGCGAGGCGGTGGGCCGTGCCGGATCATGCTGCGCCGGGCGCGATATCCGGGATGCGCGCGCGGTGTGCGACGCACTGGGTATCGCGCATTACGTCTACGATCACGAATCCAGCTTCCGCGCGCAGGTAATCGACGGGTTCGCCGACGAATACCTTGCGGGACGGACGCCGATCCCCTGCGTCCGCTGCAACATGGGTCCGAAGTTCACCGACCTGTTCGGGCTTGCGCGAGACCTGGGTGCGGATTGTCTCGCCACCGGGCATTACGTCCGCCGGGTTGAGGGGCCCGACGGCGCGGAACTGCACCGCGCGATCGATCCGGCACGCGACCAGAGCTATTTCCTCTTCGCGACGACGCAGGACCAGCTCGACTATCTTCGGTTTCCGCTGGGCGGTCTGCCCAAGGCGAAAGTGCGCGAATTTGCCGCAGGATTGGGGTTGGGCGTGGCAGCGAAGCCGGACAGCCAGGACATCTGCTTCGTACCGGACGGCAATTACGCGGATCTGGTCCGCAAACTACGTCCGGAAGCGGAAGCCGGCGGCGAGATCGTCGACGAAAGCGGTCGCGCGCTGGGCACGCATCGCGGGATCGTCAACTATACCGTCGGCCAGCGCCGCGGGCTGGAGATCGGTGGCACGCCCGAACCATTGTACGTCGTACGGCTGGAGCCGGAAAGCCGGCGCGTCGTCGTCGGACCGCGTACGGCGCTGGCGGTCGAGGCAGCGCGTCTGACCGACATGAACTGGATCGGCGGCGATACGGAGCAGCCGATGACGGTGAAGGTTCGGTCGATGGCAAAGCCCGTTCCTGCGCGGCTGGACGCCGGGCAGTTGATGTTCGACGCGCCCGAATATGGCGTATCGCCCGGTCAGGCCGCCGTATTCTATTCGGGCGAGCGGGTGATGGGCGGCGGCTGGATCGCGGAGACCGAGCGCAAGCGCATCGCCGCCTGA
- the sciP gene encoding CtrA inhibitor SciP has product MIENQKIRPAKVIGPLGEPLTLDSLPPPETTRWVVRRKAEVVAAVNGGLLSVDEVCARYSLTVEEFAGWQRAIDRSGMPGLRVTRIQHYRSLYDRQQKY; this is encoded by the coding sequence ATGATCGAGAACCAGAAAATCCGTCCAGCGAAAGTCATCGGCCCGCTCGGTGAGCCGTTGACGCTGGACAGCCTGCCGCCGCCGGAGACGACACGCTGGGTCGTGCGTCGCAAGGCCGAAGTGGTCGCTGCGGTAAACGGCGGGCTGCTGTCGGTGGACGAGGTTTGCGCGCGGTACAGCCTGACCGTCGAAGAGTTTGCCGGCTGGCAACGTGCGATCGACCGGTCGGGTATGCCGGGCCTTCGCGTAACCCGCATCCAGCATTACCGCTCGCTCTACGACCGCCAGCAAAAATACTGA
- a CDS encoding GlsB/YeaQ/YmgE family stress response membrane protein — protein sequence MGIIIWLVVGGICGWLASMIMRTDGQQGILLNIVVGIIGSVIASFIFGAGINQAITIQTFLYSLIGAVILLAIVNLVRRGSVR from the coding sequence ATGGGTATCATCATTTGGCTCGTCGTCGGCGGTATTTGCGGTTGGTTGGCCAGCATGATCATGCGCACCGACGGCCAGCAGGGCATCCTGCTTAACATCGTCGTCGGCATCATCGGTTCGGTGATCGCGTCGTTCATCTTCGGCGCCGGCATCAACCAGGCGATCACCATCCAGACGTTCCTGTATTCGCTGATCGGCGCAGTCATCCTGCTCGCGATCGTGAACCTGGTCCGTCGCGGCAGCGTTCGCTAA
- a CDS encoding SIMPL domain-containing protein, producing MKLLATALVLAAVPLAGATAQTATTVEPMVPASGTVLDVSATGRTTRVPDVATIRSGVVTQNATAAVALGENATRMARVLAALKKAGVAPRDIATSNVSLSPQYRYENNVPPVITGYQATNTVSVRFRDVAKSGAILDALVKEGANQIDGPNFSLDNPDAAMDEARIEAVKIARARAETYARAAGMSVARIVSIGEGGENAGNPPPMPQFRAMKAMADSAPTQIASGETDVTVTLNVRFLLK from the coding sequence ATGAAGTTGCTCGCGACCGCCCTGGTTCTCGCCGCCGTGCCGCTGGCCGGCGCCACGGCGCAAACCGCTACCACGGTCGAGCCGATGGTTCCCGCCAGCGGTACCGTGCTCGACGTGTCCGCCACCGGACGCACAACGCGCGTGCCCGATGTCGCGACGATCCGATCGGGCGTAGTGACACAGAATGCGACGGCTGCGGTCGCGCTTGGCGAGAATGCGACACGCATGGCACGGGTGCTCGCTGCCTTGAAGAAGGCGGGCGTCGCACCGCGCGATATCGCCACATCCAACGTCTCGCTCAGCCCGCAATATCGGTACGAGAACAACGTGCCGCCGGTGATCACCGGATATCAGGCGACCAACACGGTATCGGTGCGCTTCCGCGATGTCGCCAAATCGGGTGCGATCCTTGATGCTCTGGTCAAGGAAGGGGCGAACCAGATCGACGGCCCGAACTTCAGCCTCGACAATCCGGACGCCGCAATGGACGAGGCGCGGATCGAGGCCGTGAAGATCGCCCGCGCCCGCGCCGAGACCTATGCCAGGGCAGCCGGGATGAGCGTCGCGCGGATCGTATCGATCGGAGAAGGCGGCGAGAATGCCGGCAACCCGCCGCCGATGCCGCAGTTCCGCGCGATGAAGGCGATGGCGGATTCGGCGCCGACGCAGATCGCATCCGGCGAAACCGACGTCACCGTCACGCTGAACGTGCGCTTCTTGCTAAAATAG
- a CDS encoding efflux RND transporter periplasmic adaptor subunit, which yields MNYETATFENDGRLAIEGEKRSKRKWLIVGIVALVVAAAIAYFAFGRDAKPAAAAAKTEQLPNVSVVVPGSKTVSRVLSATGTLAARREMPVGVAGEGGMVTRVLVEPGQWVQAGQVLAQVDRSVQSETAASLAAQINVAQADAAIAESELKRAKSLVDRGFISKADLERRTATRDAALARVNVARAALGEQRARNGRLDVRAPAAGLILTRAVEPGQIVSSGTGTLFRMAKGGEMEMRAALSEADLAGLSVGVQASVTPVGSTQSFKGQVWQVSPVIDPQTRQGIARIALSYNPALRPGGFAAAQITSGGSNAPQLPNSAIQSDVKGNFVYVLDGQDKVVRRQITLGDVSDAGVTITGGLTGTERVVLSAGAFLNPGQKVKPILKTAQG from the coding sequence ATGAATTACGAAACGGCGACGTTCGAGAATGACGGCCGGCTGGCGATCGAGGGCGAGAAGCGTTCGAAGCGCAAGTGGTTGATCGTCGGCATCGTCGCGTTAGTCGTCGCCGCGGCGATCGCGTATTTCGCGTTCGGCCGCGACGCCAAGCCTGCCGCTGCCGCCGCCAAGACGGAACAATTGCCCAATGTCTCGGTCGTCGTGCCGGGCAGCAAGACGGTATCGCGCGTGCTTTCCGCGACCGGAACGCTCGCCGCACGACGCGAAATGCCGGTCGGGGTGGCAGGCGAAGGTGGCATGGTTACGCGTGTCCTGGTCGAGCCCGGCCAATGGGTCCAGGCGGGGCAGGTGCTGGCGCAGGTCGACCGGTCCGTGCAGTCCGAAACCGCGGCGAGCCTCGCTGCCCAGATCAACGTCGCGCAGGCGGATGCTGCGATTGCAGAATCGGAACTGAAGCGTGCGAAATCGCTCGTCGATCGCGGCTTCATTTCCAAGGCCGATCTGGAACGCCGTACTGCTACGCGTGACGCCGCACTTGCCCGCGTCAACGTCGCGCGCGCCGCGCTGGGCGAACAGCGTGCCCGCAACGGCCGGCTCGACGTTCGCGCGCCGGCCGCCGGTCTGATCCTGACACGCGCGGTCGAACCCGGCCAGATCGTCAGTTCTGGCACGGGCACGCTGTTCCGCATGGCGAAGGGCGGCGAGATGGAAATGCGCGCGGCCTTGTCGGAGGCGGATCTCGCCGGATTGAGCGTGGGCGTACAGGCCAGCGTAACGCCGGTCGGTTCGACACAGAGCTTCAAGGGGCAGGTGTGGCAGGTGTCGCCCGTCATTGATCCGCAGACGCGTCAGGGCATTGCGCGCATCGCATTGTCCTACAATCCGGCGCTCCGCCCTGGCGGTTTCGCTGCGGCGCAGATCACCAGCGGTGGGTCCAACGCGCCGCAATTGCCCAACTCCGCAATTCAGAGCGACGTGAAGGGCAATTTCGTCTATGTCCTCGATGGGCAGGACAAGGTGGTCCGTCGCCAAATCACGCTGGGTGATGTTTCCGACGCCGGCGTCACGATCACCGGCGGCCTGACGGGTACGGAACGTGTCGTGCTGTCCGCGGGGGCGTTCCTGAACCCCGGGCAGAAAGTGAAGCCGATCCTCAAGACCGCGCAAGGCTGA
- the mscL gene encoding large conductance mechanosensitive channel protein MscL produces MFKEFKTFVMRGNVLDLAVAVIIGAAFSKIVTSLTDDVIMPIVGKIFGGLDFSSYFIILGKVPSALAGSSDYAALKKAGVPLLGYGAFITAAVNFIILAFIIFMLIRAVNRLIPKADEAPATPAAEPADIALLREIRDELKARPRV; encoded by the coding sequence ATGTTCAAGGAGTTCAAGACCTTCGTCATGCGGGGGAACGTGCTCGATCTCGCCGTCGCGGTGATCATCGGCGCCGCGTTCAGCAAGATCGTCACCTCGCTGACCGACGACGTGATCATGCCGATCGTCGGCAAGATCTTCGGCGGACTGGATTTTTCCAGCTACTTCATCATCCTGGGCAAGGTGCCATCGGCGCTGGCAGGATCGTCCGACTATGCCGCGCTTAAAAAGGCCGGCGTACCCCTGCTCGGCTACGGCGCGTTCATCACCGCCGCGGTGAACTTCATCATCTTGGCGTTCATCATCTTCATGCTCATCCGCGCAGTAAACCGCCTCATCCCGAAAGCGGACGAAGCCCCCGCCACTCCGGCCGCGGAGCCGGCGGACATTGCCTTGCTGCGCGAGATTCGCGACGAACTGAAGGCCCGCCCACGGGTCTGA
- a CDS encoding LemA family protein — protein sequence MKYRAVFAVMSATALGACGVNSVPTAEENAKAKWADVQNQYQRRSDLIPNLVATVKAAGAQEKAILTEVTQARASANQVQVSGDDLTDPNKMAAYQRAQAGVTLSLQRLQEAYPELKSQGNYTTLMSQLEGTENRVTIARNDYNQAVQSYNTTIRTFPDAIGAKIFYGAKPMTPFQATTPGAETAPSVANAFGNNS from the coding sequence ATGAAGTATCGTGCCGTTTTCGCAGTGATGTCCGCAACCGCGCTGGGCGCATGCGGCGTCAACAGCGTTCCCACCGCCGAAGAGAATGCGAAGGCGAAGTGGGCCGACGTGCAGAACCAGTATCAGCGCCGTTCCGACCTGATCCCGAACCTCGTCGCGACGGTCAAGGCGGCCGGCGCGCAGGAGAAGGCGATCCTGACCGAAGTGACGCAGGCTCGCGCCTCTGCCAATCAGGTGCAGGTGTCCGGGGACGACCTGACCGATCCGAACAAGATGGCCGCCTATCAGCGCGCGCAGGCCGGCGTGACGCTGTCGTTGCAGCGCTTGCAGGAGGCCTATCCCGAGCTGAAGAGCCAGGGCAATTACACCACGTTGATGAGCCAGCTGGAGGGTACCGAGAACCGCGTGACGATCGCGCGTAACGATTACAACCAGGCGGTGCAAAGCTACAACACGACGATCCGCACCTTCCCCGATGCGATCGGTGCGAAGATCTTCTACGGTGCCAAGCCGATGACCCCGTTCCAGGCGACGACGCCGGGGGCCGAGACCGCACCGTCGGTCGCCAATGCCTTCGGGAACAACAGCTGA
- a CDS encoding TPM domain-containing protein produces the protein MRSLHLLLALIGLMLIGATPLAAQTFPKFTGLVVDDANVLPPATEAELTAKLQALQKDTKRQLVVATIGDLQGYPLEDYGYKLGRAWGVGLKDVNNGAIMFIAPNAPAGQRGVRIEAGYGLEPFLTDALSSVIINNDMLPKLRAGDIPGAMNAGADAIIQQLRSSPEEAQARVDAAVAEFDKANKRGARRDGGFPIGAVIVVMVVGIMALSFMRRGSGKRYNADDDRNGGGGSGALPIILWSIANEIGNSAMRGGGGGGGGWGGGDSDGGGGWGGGGFSGGGGGDFGGGGASGSW, from the coding sequence ATGCGTTCGCTCCATCTGTTGCTCGCCCTGATCGGCCTGATGCTGATCGGGGCGACCCCGCTCGCCGCGCAGACTTTCCCCAAGTTCACCGGCCTCGTCGTAGACGACGCCAACGTCCTGCCGCCCGCAACCGAAGCGGAACTGACCGCCAAGCTGCAGGCGTTGCAGAAGGATACCAAGCGCCAGCTTGTCGTCGCGACGATCGGTGATCTGCAGGGGTATCCCCTCGAAGATTACGGCTACAAGCTCGGGCGCGCCTGGGGCGTGGGGTTGAAGGATGTCAACAACGGCGCGATCATGTTCATCGCGCCGAACGCGCCGGCGGGGCAGCGCGGGGTTCGGATAGAGGCCGGCTACGGCCTCGAACCCTTCCTCACCGACGCTCTGTCGAGCGTCATCATCAACAACGACATGCTACCTAAGCTGCGCGCGGGCGACATTCCGGGTGCTATGAACGCGGGGGCGGACGCGATCATCCAGCAATTGCGATCGTCGCCGGAGGAAGCGCAAGCTCGGGTGGACGCCGCGGTGGCCGAGTTCGACAAAGCCAATAAACGAGGAGCGCGGCGCGACGGTGGCTTCCCGATCGGCGCCGTCATCGTGGTGATGGTCGTCGGGATCATGGCGCTGTCGTTCATGCGCCGGGGTTCCGGCAAGCGCTATAACGCTGACGACGATCGAAACGGCGGGGGCGGAAGTGGCGCCCTGCCGATCATCTTGTGGTCGATCGCCAACGAAATCGGCAACAGCGCGATGCGTGGCGGCGGCGGCGGCGGCGGTGGTTGGGGCGGTGGCGATAGCGACGGTGGCGGCGGCTGGGGTGGCGGTGGCTTTTCCGGCGGCGGCGGCGGCGATTTCGGGGGCGGTGGCGCCTCGGGGAGTTGGTGA
- a CDS encoding TPM domain-containing protein: MHITPEDRAKVSAAVAAAELDTAGEIVTIVARRSDKYNDVAAHAGVLAMLIVLAALSIWPGIADRLHALVYDPWTAGEHQGALYGIALLLAAVAFLAARYALSPIKLRIAVTPGATKTRRVRARALDLFRSSAEKRTIGATGVLIYLSLEEHRAELIADSAIHSKVAPETWGAAMAALIAAVKDGRPGDGMAEAVRQVGIVLAAHFPRAEDDRNELPDRLIEL, encoded by the coding sequence ATGCACATTACGCCCGAGGATCGCGCCAAGGTTTCGGCAGCGGTGGCTGCCGCGGAACTGGATACGGCCGGCGAGATCGTGACGATCGTCGCACGCCGGTCGGACAAGTATAACGACGTGGCGGCGCATGCCGGGGTGCTGGCGATGCTGATCGTCCTGGCCGCGCTGTCGATCTGGCCGGGGATCGCGGATCGGCTGCACGCGCTCGTCTACGATCCGTGGACCGCGGGCGAGCATCAGGGCGCGCTGTACGGCATCGCCTTGCTCCTCGCGGCGGTCGCTTTCCTCGCCGCGCGCTATGCGCTCTCACCGATCAAGCTGCGGATCGCGGTGACGCCGGGTGCGACAAAGACGCGGCGGGTGCGGGCGCGCGCGCTCGACCTGTTCCGGTCGAGTGCCGAGAAGCGCACGATCGGCGCGACGGGCGTACTTATCTATCTCAGCCTCGAGGAACATCGCGCCGAACTGATCGCGGACAGCGCGATCCATTCCAAAGTCGCGCCGGAAACATGGGGCGCGGCGATGGCGGCGCTGATCGCGGCGGTGAAGGACGGGCGTCCGGGCGACGGCATGGCAGAGGCGGTCAGGCAGGTCGGCATCGTGCTGGCCGCGCACTTTCCACGGGCGGAGGACGATCGCAACGAACTGCCCGACCGGTTGATCGAACTGTGA
- a CDS encoding NUDIX hydrolase, with amino-acid sequence MDPEETVWQGKYIAAKRWGAWEYVSRARGIQAAVIVAIEDGHVILVEQYRVPLGRRCLELPAGLVGDETEGESVEASAARELEEETGYRADRIVSLGSFYSSPGMVSEGFTLVRATGLTKVGEGGGTVDEDIVVHRVPLSELSAFVAEKRAAGVGIDVKMLLLLSGDLLA; translated from the coding sequence ATGGATCCCGAAGAGACCGTCTGGCAGGGCAAGTATATCGCCGCCAAACGCTGGGGGGCGTGGGAATACGTCTCCCGCGCGCGTGGGATCCAGGCCGCCGTTATCGTGGCGATCGAGGACGGGCACGTCATCCTGGTCGAGCAATATCGCGTGCCCCTCGGCCGTCGCTGCCTGGAACTGCCCGCCGGGCTGGTCGGCGACGAGACCGAGGGCGAGAGCGTCGAAGCGTCCGCCGCTCGTGAACTGGAGGAGGAGACCGGATACCGGGCGGACCGTATCGTCTCGCTCGGCAGCTTCTATTCGTCGCCCGGCATGGTCAGCGAGGGCTTCACGCTGGTTCGGGCGACTGGCTTGACCAAGGTCGGCGAGGGCGGCGGGACGGTGGACGAGGATATCGTCGTTCACCGGGTGCCGCTGTCGGAGCTTTCCGCTTTCGTCGCGGAGAAGCGTGCGGCGGGGGTGGGAATCGACGTTAAGATGCTGCTGTTGCTGAGCGGGGACCTGCTGGCGTAG
- a CDS encoding ETC complex I subunit, which produces MTTARIYQRPKNAMQSGRARTDNWVLEFAPSEAKKADPLTGWAGSGDTRDQVRIGFPTQEAAVAYAEREGLAFTLFPAPERKLKLQAYADNFR; this is translated from the coding sequence ATGACCACCGCCCGCATCTATCAGCGCCCGAAAAACGCCATGCAGTCCGGCCGCGCCCGCACCGACAATTGGGTGCTGGAATTCGCACCGTCCGAGGCGAAGAAGGCCGATCCGCTGACCGGCTGGGCCGGCTCCGGCGATACCCGCGATCAGGTCCGCATCGGCTTCCCCACGCAGGAAGCCGCCGTCGCCTATGCCGAGCGCGAAGGCCTCGCCTTCACCCTGTTCCCCGCACCCGAGCGCAAACTGAAGCTCCAGGCTTACGCGGATAATTTCCGGTAG
- a CDS encoding cation diffusion facilitator family transporter, translated as MAGHDHHHGHSHGHGHSHAQSHAGHGGGGHHGHDHSPPANFSRAFAIGIALNLGFVIVEATYGIVADSVALLADAGHNLSDVLGLAVAWAGAALATRPASKRFTYGLRGSSILAALLNALLLMVALGAIVLEAVQRFGEPAGTMGTTVAVVAGIGILVNGVTAWLFASGRKGDINIRGAFLHMLSDALVSAGVVVAGLVIWRTGIGWIDPAVSLIIAALIFWQTWGLLRESVEMSLDAVPRGIDFDAVEQALCGLDGVDRVHDLHIWPMSTTEPVLTAHLVMPAGSPGNAFLTAARAMLHDRFGIGHATLQVETGDDCDGCSAEG; from the coding sequence GTGGCCGGACACGATCATCATCACGGCCACTCGCATGGCCATGGACATTCGCACGCTCAATCGCATGCGGGTCATGGCGGCGGGGGCCATCACGGCCACGATCATTCGCCGCCCGCAAACTTCAGCCGTGCATTCGCGATCGGGATCGCGCTCAATCTTGGTTTCGTGATCGTCGAGGCGACGTACGGGATCGTCGCTGACTCGGTCGCCTTGCTGGCGGATGCGGGGCACAACCTTTCCGACGTGCTCGGGCTGGCGGTGGCCTGGGCGGGCGCGGCACTGGCGACGCGGCCCGCGTCCAAGCGCTTCACCTACGGCCTGCGCGGATCGTCGATCCTGGCGGCCTTGCTCAATGCCTTGCTGTTGATGGTCGCATTGGGCGCGATCGTGCTGGAGGCGGTGCAACGGTTCGGCGAGCCGGCGGGGACGATGGGCACCACGGTCGCCGTCGTCGCGGGCATCGGCATCCTCGTCAACGGCGTCACCGCGTGGCTGTTCGCCAGCGGACGGAAGGGCGACATCAACATTCGCGGCGCGTTCCTGCACATGCTGAGCGATGCGCTCGTCTCCGCCGGGGTCGTGGTGGCGGGGCTGGTCATATGGCGGACGGGGATCGGCTGGATCGACCCTGCCGTCAGCCTGATCATAGCCGCGTTGATCTTCTGGCAGACCTGGGGATTGTTGCGCGAATCCGTCGAGATGTCGCTGGACGCCGTGCCGCGCGGGATCGATTTCGACGCGGTGGAGCAGGCCTTGTGTGGCCTGGACGGCGTCGATCGCGTCCACGATCTGCATATCTGGCCGATGAGCACGACCGAACCCGTACTCACCGCGCACCTCGTCATGCCGGCCGGATCACCGGGAAATGCGTTCCTGACGGCGGCGCGCGCGATGCTGCACGACCGGTTCGGCATCGGTCACGCGACGTTGCAGGTGGAGACTGGCGACGATTGCGACGGGTGTTCGGCGGAGGGCTGA